The region TCCGGTGACCGACGCGGACGTGGTCGGCTTCCCGACGCCGTTCCACTTCGGTGCCCCGCAGTTCCAGCTCGCCGCGATCCTCTCGCTGTGCGTGGTCATGGTGGTCTCGATGACCGAATCGACCGCGGACATGCTGGCGTTGGGCGAGATCGTCGAGCGTCCGGCCGACGAGCGGACCATCGCGGCGGGCCTGCGCGCGGACACCCTCGGCTCGGCCCTCAGCCCGCTCTTCAACGGCTTCATGTGCAGCGCCTTCGCGCAGAACATCGGGCTGGTCGCGATGACGCGGATCCGCAGCCGGTACGTCGTCGCCACCGGCGGCGGCTTCCTGGTGCTGATGGGCCTGTGCCCGATGGCCGCGTCGCTGATCGCCGTCGTACCGCGCCCGGTCCTCGGCGGGGCGGGCGTCGTCCTGTTCGGCTCGGTCGCGGCGAGCGGCATCCAGACCCTGGTCAGGGCCGGCCTGGAGAAGGACAACAACGTCCTGATCGTCGCCGTGTCGCTGGCCGTCGGGATCATCCCGATCACCGCGCCGGACTTCTACCACGCGTTCCCCCAGACCGTGCGGATCGTCCTGGACTCGGGGATCTCCACGGGGTGCTTGGCGGCCGTCCTGCTCAACCTCGTCTTCAACCACCTGGGCCGAAACCGGGACGACGACGAGGTCACGGCCCCGATGGAGCCGGGCGAGGAGATCGCGGACCGGCGCACCGGTCCCGGCCCCGCGGTGGTGGGCGCGTAGCGGGCCGGGTCAGGATCCGCACCCCGGGGCCGGATGATCCGCACCCCGGGGGCCGGGTCTCGGTCTCAGCCGATGTGGTAGCTGTCCCCGTACACCTTCCAGTCCAGTGGCGGATCGAGATTCAGGTTCCGCTTTTGCAGGAACACCCGCTGTTCGGTGTCGACGCGGGTCGTGTCGGAGTGGGCCTCCTCCTGCTTCATGGCCCAGACGCGCGCGTCGAGGAAGGCGTTCAGATACGTCACCTCGTTGCCGCCCTGGGCCGGCGGCTTGGCCTTGGCCAGGGCGCGCCTGCGGATGTTGCTGAAGCTGGTGCTGTCGCCGCCGTCGCCGTGCATCACGATGGCGTCGTAGTAGGTGAACTGGCCGAGGACGCCGATGCCGTCGGTCTTGCCCTGGGCGACGGCGGGGTTGAAGTAGACCCGGTCCCGTTCGTCGTTCTGGGCCTGCTGGAACGCGGTGTCCTGGGCGGCCCTGCGCCAGTCGGCGGGGAAGCCGGGGTCCAGGCCCTGGTGCGAGTCGCCGCCGTTCACCTCGCGCAGGGCGGGCAGGTACTTGGCGAGGACGTTGCCCGGCTTGCGCCGGGTGTACAGCTCGACCAGGTCCAGCATGTCCCCGGTGCCTGAACAGAAGCCGATGATGCCGGCCGTGTAGCCGCGCCCGTCACCGATGTCCTCGATGTACTTGTACTGCGCCTTCCAGTCCAGCGAGGAGTTCTCCGCGCTGGAGACCAGCTTCATCGCGATCTCCTTCTTCGCCGGGTCGTCCAGACCGCCGGAGGCGGCGGCCTGGGACTGGGTCGCGAGGAGGGGGCCTGCCACGAGCGAGGCTCCGATCAGGGTGAGCAGTGTGCGCCGTGAGGTGTGGAGCTGGGGATCTATGTGGGGGGTGTGCACGGTACCTCCGATGAGGGGAGTGATGCGTCCACTTACTGTTAGGAAAGTTTCCTACCAGAGATTCCGGACGGCGTACACCCGCCCAACGAGACCGAGTTGACGTTCCCTCCGCGGCTGCCGGGTGCCCCTGGGGCAGCGGCTGGGCGGGCAGTCCTGGTCAGGACCGGTCGCGAGGGGAAAGGCGCGACATCACTCGCTCGGGCCGGGCCGAGGAGGCGTGCGGGACCTGTCCCCGCCCCGGCCGCAGGATCACCGCCGCCAGGACCAAGGCCGTCAGCGCGATCCCCGTGGCCACCGTGAACGCCAGCCGGTAACCGTCCGCCAGGGCTGCGACGGTCCCCTCGCCCCCGCCGGTCAGACGCTCCGTACGACTCGCCGCCAGCGTCGTCAGCACGGCCAGTCCCAGTGAACCGCCCACCACCTGCGTGGTGTTGAAGAGCCCGGAGGCCAGTCCCGCGTCCTCCTCCCGGGCGCCCGTCATGGCGAGCCCCGTCACCGCGGGCATCGCGGCCGCGAATCCGGCGGCGAGCAGCAGCATCGCCGGCAGTACGTCCGCGACGTACGAGCCGTCGGCCGGGGCCCGGCTCAGCAGGGCCATGCCTCCGGTGATGAGGACGAGCCCGGCGAGCAGCACCCGGTACGGACCGAACCGGGCGATCGTCCGCGCGGACAGGGTCAGCATCAGCACCCCGATCGCGATCGGCGCGGGGAGGAACGCGGTACCGGTGGTCAACTCGCTGTACCCGAGGACGCGTTGGAGGTAGAGCGCGCCGATGTACTGGAAGCCGAACATCCCCGCGACCATCAGGATCTGCACCCCGTTGGCGCCGCTCAGGGCGCGCGAGCGGAAGAGCCGCAGCCGCAGC is a window of Streptomyces sp. NBC_00271 DNA encoding:
- a CDS encoding nucleobase:cation symporter-2 family protein, with amino-acid sequence MTAHPVDEKLPALKMATTGLQHVAAMYAGVVAPPLIVGAAVGLSPTELTFLTGACLFTAGLATFLQTLGFWKIGARLPFVNGVTFAGVAPMTAVVASTKDRSDALPIIFGAVMVAGVLGFVAAPFFSKAVRFFPPVVTGTVITLIGVSLLPVAFGWAQGPDPAAHDYGSPTYLGLAAATLVLVLLLRRFTRGFVKQIAVLLGLVVGTLVAIPFGVTDFGPVTDADVVGFPTPFHFGAPQFQLAAILSLCVVMVVSMTESTADMLALGEIVERPADERTIAAGLRADTLGSALSPLFNGFMCSAFAQNIGLVAMTRIRSRYVVATGGGFLVLMGLCPMAASLIAVVPRPVLGGAGVVLFGSVAASGIQTLVRAGLEKDNNVLIVAVSLAVGIIPITAPDFYHAFPQTVRIVLDSGISTGCLAAVLLNLVFNHLGRNRDDDEVTAPMEPGEEIADRRTGPGPAVVGA
- a CDS encoding chitosanase encodes the protein MHTPHIDPQLHTSRRTLLTLIGASLVAGPLLATQSQAAASGGLDDPAKKEIAMKLVSSAENSSLDWKAQYKYIEDIGDGRGYTAGIIGFCSGTGDMLDLVELYTRRKPGNVLAKYLPALREVNGGDSHQGLDPGFPADWRRAAQDTAFQQAQNDERDRVYFNPAVAQGKTDGIGVLGQFTYYDAIVMHGDGGDSTSFSNIRRRALAKAKPPAQGGNEVTYLNAFLDARVWAMKQEEAHSDTTRVDTEQRVFLQKRNLNLDPPLDWKVYGDSYHIG
- a CDS encoding MFS transporter, which encodes MTILDGNIVTVAMPAIQSDLGFSGPGLAWVVNAYLIPFGGLLLLVGRLGDLVGRRRMFATGLVVFTAASVLCGVATSRGLLVAARALQGVGGAMTSAVVLGMLVALFPQPREQARAIAVFSAVGAAGGALGTFLGGALTQTVGWHWIFLINLPIGVVAWLAAIRILAPDRGVGLGKGADYPGAALVTGALMLTVYTIVGAGDRSLGVTLASAALALGLYVGFVLRQARAARPLLRLRLFRSRALSGANGVQILMVAGMFGFQYIGALYLQRVLGYSELTTGTAFLPAPIAIGVLMLTLSARTIARFGPYRVLLAGLVLITGGMALLSRAPADGSYVADVLPAMLLLAAGFAAAMPAVTGLAMTGAREEDAGLASGLFNTTQVVGGSLGLAVLTTLAASRTERLTGGGEGTVAALADGYRLAFTVATGIALTALVLAAVILRPGRGQVPHASSARPERVMSRLSPRDRS